From a region of the Lactuca sativa cultivar Salinas chromosome 4, Lsat_Salinas_v11, whole genome shotgun sequence genome:
- the LOC111895344 gene encoding gamma carbonic anhydrase-like 2, mitochondrial, giving the protein MASLARLSRKALTSSLSSHRHLLSRALATEAAVKVTKSSPPPAQSITECPDRVKWDYRGQRQIIPLGQWLPKIAVDAYVAPNVVLAGQVNVLDGSSVWNGAVLRGDLNKITVGFCSNVQEKCVVHAAWSSPTGLPAETMIERFVTVGAYCLLRSCTIEPECIIGQNSILMEGSLVETQSILEAGSVLPPGRRIPTGELWAGNPAKFVRKLTHEETLEIPKLAVAINDLSKEYFNEFLPYSTVYLEVEKLVKSHGISI; this is encoded by the exons ATGGCGTCACTAGCACGGTTGTCCAGAAAAGCCTTAACATCCTCACTCAGCTCCCACCGCCACCTGCTCAGCCGCGCTCTCGCCACCGAAGCGGCGGTGAAGGTAACCAAATCATCGCCGCCGCCGGCACAAAGCATAACCGAATGTCCAGATCGAGTGAAGTGGGACTATAGAGGGCAGAGACAGATCATCCCTTTAGGTCAATGGCTTCCGAAGATCGCTGTTGACGCTTATGTTGCCCCCAACGTTGTATTAGCCGGACAGGTCAACGTTCTTGACGGATCGTCCGTCTGGAACGGCGCTGTTCTCCGAGGAGACCTTAACAAGATCACTGTTGGGTTCTGCTCCAATGTTCAGGAAAAGTGTGTTGTTCATGCCGCTTGGTCATCTCCCACAG GTTTACCAGCAGAAACTATGATTGAAAGATTTGTAACAGTTGGGGCTTACTGCTTATTAAGGTCATGTACAATTGAGCCAGAGTGCATAATTGGACAGAATTCGATTCTTATGGAAGGATCTTTGGTTGAAACACAGTCTATACTTGAAGCTGGATCTGTACTCCCTCCAGGAAGAAGGATTCCAACAGGGGAATTATGGGCTGGAAATCCTGCAAAGTTTGTTAGGAAACTAActcatgaagaaaccctagaaatccctaaaCTTGCAGTTGCCATTAATGATTTGAGCAAAGAGTATTTTAATGAGTTCTTGCCTTATTCGACTGTGTATTTGGAGGTGGAGAAGTTGGTCAAATCCCATGGGATTTCCATTTGA